The following proteins come from a genomic window of Sorex araneus isolate mSorAra2 chromosome 1, mSorAra2.pri, whole genome shotgun sequence:
- the LOC129402463 gene encoding hyaluronidase PH-20-like, which translates to MEVLLARRFVEFSGVSKAMFIFFFLPIFLTEDYRAPPIVSKTTYVLAWNGPDDVCFEDYNVSVDVRLFSLIGNPRFAVKGQNVTLLYVDNIGVFPYINLVTKQEIHGAIPQLGNLVAHLEKTEYDIIRLFPEDKLGLAVIDLEEWKPIWIRNRGNRMVYRNKSIELVKKAHPTFPEADVEAIAKRIFEDAARDYMLKTLQLAQTIRPKYYWGFHNYPDCFNNNYRNDPYNGSCPEIEKKRNNELDWLWNGTTALYPSIYLNTALRDSQKAALYSRNRVNEALRVSKVRNRDNPLPVFVYMRSVYTDDRTQFLSETDLVHTIGETLALGASGIVIWGSYTIAQSEVACRNLKTFERETLSPYLINVTLAAKICHQALCQDRGFCTRKDWNSNDYLHLNPKNFVIKFAYCDKFIVDGEPSVEDLQQFSDKFDCTCFANVTCKKNDEVENVKNIRVCINEETCISAFVNPGEIHESTTEPKTTSTGIAATPIYIPAPTTTNTNKTTALNTPAATIATTTTTT; encoded by the exons ATGGAAGTGCTGTTGGCCAGGAGGTTTGTTGAGTTCAGTGGAGTATCCAAGgcaatgttcattttcttttttcttccaattttcttGACTGAGGATTACAGAGCCCCTCCGATTGTCTCTAAGACAACTTATGTCTTAGCCTGGAATGGCCCAGATGATGTATGTTTCGAAGATTATAATGTTTCTGTGGATGTgagattattttcattaatagGAAACCCCAGATTCGCTGTTAAAGGTCAAAATGTTACCTTACTTTACGTCGATAACATTGGTGTGTTTCCCTACATCAACCTTGTCACAAAACAGGAAATACATGGAGCAATTCCTCAACTGGGAAATCTAGTTGCACACTTGGAAAAGACTGAGTATGATATTATCCGTCTCTTTCCAGAAGATAAGTTGGGCTTGGCTGTGATAGACTTAGAAGAGTGGAAACCTATCTGGATAAGGAACAGGGGTAATAGAATGGTTTACCGGAATAAATCAATTGAGTTGGTTAAGAAGGCTCATCCAACCTTTCCTGAGGCAGATGTCGAGGCTATAGCCAAAAGAATATTTGAAGACGCAGCAAGGGATTATATGCTGAAGACTTTGCAGTTGGCTCAGACCATTAGACCAAAATATTATTGGGGTTTTCACAATTATCCTGATTGCTTCAACAATAATTATCGTAACGACCCCTACAATGGAAGTTGCCCTGaaattgagaagaaaagaaataatgagcTGGACTGGTTATGGAATGGAACCACTGCCCTTTACCCGTCCATTTATTTGAATACAGCTTTAAGGGATAGCCAAAAGGCTGCACTCTATTCCCGAAATCGTGTTAACGAAGCCCTTCGGGTTTCTAAAGTACGCAACAGAGATAATCCACTTCCGGTTTTTGTATACATGCGTTCTGTTTATACGGATGATAGGACACAATTTCTTTCTGAG ACTGACCTTGTGCATACAATTGGTGAAACTCTGGCTCTTGGGGCCTCAGGAATTGTCATCTGGGGAAGCTACACGATAGCCCAAAGTGAG GTTGCTTGCAGAAATCTAAAAACTTTTGAGAGAGAAACACTGAGTCCATACTTAATCAACGTCACTCTAGCAGCTAAAATATGTCACCAAGCTCTCTGCCAAGATCGAGGATTCTGTACGAGGAAAGACTGGAATTCAAATGACTATCTTCACCTGAACCCAAAGAATTTTGTTATTAAGTTTGCGTATTGTGACAAGTTCATAGTAGATGGGGAGCCCTCAGTTGAAGACCTACAGCAGTTTTCTGACAAATTTGATTGCACCTGTTTTGCCAATGTCACTTGTAAGAAGAATGATGAAgtagaaaatgttaaaaacataaGGGTCTGCATTAATGAGGAAACTTGCATATCAGCCTTTGTAAACCCAGGAGAAATACACGAAAGTACCACAGAACCCAAAACAACCTCCACAGGAATTGCCGCCACACCCATCTACATACCCGCCCCCACAACCACCAACACAAACAAGACCACAGCTCTTAACACACCCGCCGCCACAATcgccaccaccacaaccaccacttAG